The Agromyces marinus genome window below encodes:
- a CDS encoding PLD nuclease N-terminal domain-containing protein, translating to MVRLWLIAGVAAVVFTIYAAVDCALFDRTRIRGLARGWWIVVILFVPVIGAALWFIVGRGRAPRVGQVGRHSNAPDDDPDFLRRLRADAEHEERIRRLEQELEQLDQEQGGDADGPRAPRPDDALGTDRRRNDGTDGPGEAGPSGRPNG from the coding sequence ATGGTCCGCCTCTGGTTGATCGCAGGCGTCGCCGCCGTGGTCTTCACGATCTATGCGGCGGTCGACTGCGCGTTGTTCGATCGCACCCGCATCCGCGGGCTCGCCCGCGGATGGTGGATCGTGGTGATCCTGTTCGTTCCCGTGATCGGTGCGGCGCTGTGGTTCATCGTGGGCCGCGGTCGTGCGCCGAGGGTCGGGCAGGTCGGCCGTCACAGCAACGCGCCCGACGACGACCCCGACTTCCTGCGCCGGCTGCGCGCCGACGCGGAGCACGAGGAGCGGATCCGTCGGCTCGAGCAGGAACTCGAGCAGCTCGACCAGGAGCAGGGCGGCGATGCCGACGGTCCGCGCGCCCCGCGCCCTGACGACGCGCTCGGCACCGACCGCCGGCGCAACGACGGCACCGACGGCCCCGGTGAGGCGGGCCCTTCGGGTCGGCCGAATGGCTGA
- a CDS encoding ABC transporter ATP-binding protein produces the protein MTTTNPGGAAPAIRTTELRKRFGSVAALDGLDLTVERGEVHGFLGPNGAGKSTTIRILLGLLRSDGGTAELLGGDPWADAVDLHRRLAYVPGDVELWPNLTGGQAIDLLGRLRGGFDRARRDELCDRFDLDPRKKGRTYSKGNRQKVALIAALASDVELLLLDEPTSGLDPLMESVFQSCIREATAAGRTVLLSSHILAQVEVLADRVSIIRQGRIVETGSLRDLRHLTRTAVSVILDRPADPIAALPGVHDLRSEGAQVHFEVDGEAMPAVVRELAVLGVNGLTATPPTLEQLLLRHYGDDLATDGAEGARSEVA, from the coding sequence ATGACCACCACGAACCCCGGCGGAGCCGCACCCGCCATCCGCACCACCGAGCTCCGGAAGCGATTCGGATCCGTCGCCGCGCTCGACGGCCTCGACCTCACCGTCGAGCGCGGCGAGGTGCACGGCTTCCTCGGCCCGAACGGCGCCGGCAAGTCGACCACCATCCGCATCCTGCTCGGGCTGCTCCGCTCCGACGGGGGAACGGCCGAACTGCTCGGCGGCGACCCCTGGGCCGACGCCGTCGACCTGCACCGCCGCCTTGCCTACGTGCCCGGCGACGTCGAACTGTGGCCGAACCTCACCGGCGGGCAGGCGATCGACCTCCTCGGGCGCCTCCGCGGCGGCTTCGACCGCGCCCGGCGCGACGAACTGTGCGACCGGTTCGACCTCGACCCCCGCAAGAAGGGCCGCACCTACTCGAAGGGCAACCGCCAGAAGGTCGCCCTCATCGCCGCACTCGCGAGCGACGTCGAACTCCTGCTGCTCGACGAGCCCACCTCGGGGCTCGACCCGCTCATGGAATCCGTGTTCCAGTCGTGCATCCGCGAGGCGACGGCCGCGGGCCGCACCGTGCTGCTCTCGAGCCACATCCTCGCTCAGGTCGAGGTCCTCGCCGACCGCGTCTCGATCATCCGGCAGGGCCGCATCGTCGAGACCGGCAGCCTGCGCGATCTCCGGCACCTGACCCGCACCGCCGTGTCGGTCATCCTCGACCGCCCGGCCGACCCGATCGCGGCACTGCCCGGCGTGCACGACCTCCGCAGCGAAGGCGCCCAGGTGCACTTCGAGGTCGACGGCGAGGCCATGCCCGCCGTGGTGCGCGAACTCGCCGTCCTCGGCGTGAACGGCCTCACCGCGACGCCGCCCACCCTCGAGCAGCTGCTGCTGCGCCACTACGGCGACGACCTCGCGACCGACGGCGCCGAAGGCGCCCGCAGCGAGGTGGCCTGA
- a CDS encoding ABC transporter permease, translated as MTTTIAPAPQSSAPAASARTGRGPLVGTLRLLRFMLRRDRIRFFGWTLGLTMLLAYFANVLQLVFPTAADLASFSALSANPAAALLMGPGFGDAEPSLELFLAGTYGLYLIIGAALMSLLTVVRHTRLEEQSGRAELVRAAPIGRHAPLTAAIGISVLMNLTVAVLMGALLTALEFDAAGSFVFGASVGAAGLAFTGIAAATAQLTAFSRTAAGLAGAVLGASFLVRGLGDMSAAQGGDLDWLSWLSPIGWSQKAAPFADDAWAPLAVSIGCLVVFAVVGYALSTRRDLGAGLMPARRGAARASAALSSPFALALRLQRGSIIGWSASLLIGGVVYGAFTDAMLEGFADAPPELLVLFGGEEDLLTGYLGMMGLLFALASTIYVLLAIQSLRSEETDGRSEAVLATAVGRPAWIGSWVAATALGTVLLLTAAGVGTATGAVASTGDGDLFGEVLLGHVVHAPAVWAVLGFAALLYAAVPRLLGLAWVVFGYAFLLGFFAPLLDAPDWAISLSPFEHIGEAPADEISGVAMLALTGIAAALVAAALAAFRRRDLTSD; from the coding sequence ATGACCACGACGATCGCGCCGGCGCCGCAGTCGAGCGCTCCGGCGGCATCCGCTCGCACCGGCCGGGGGCCGCTCGTCGGCACCCTCCGGCTGCTCCGGTTCATGCTGCGCCGCGACCGGATCCGGTTCTTCGGCTGGACGCTCGGGCTGACCATGCTGCTCGCCTACTTCGCGAACGTGCTGCAGCTCGTGTTCCCGACGGCCGCCGACCTCGCGTCCTTCAGCGCCCTCTCGGCGAACCCCGCCGCCGCGCTGCTCATGGGCCCCGGATTCGGCGACGCCGAACCGAGCCTCGAGCTGTTCCTCGCGGGCACCTACGGCCTCTACCTCATCATCGGTGCCGCGCTCATGAGCCTGCTCACCGTCGTGCGTCACACCCGGCTCGAGGAGCAGTCGGGGCGCGCCGAGCTCGTCAGGGCCGCCCCCATCGGGCGTCACGCACCCCTGACCGCGGCCATCGGCATCAGCGTGCTCATGAACCTGACCGTCGCGGTGCTCATGGGGGCGCTGCTCACCGCCCTCGAGTTCGATGCGGCGGGTTCGTTCGTGTTCGGCGCGAGCGTGGGCGCCGCCGGGCTGGCGTTCACCGGCATCGCCGCGGCGACCGCCCAGCTCACCGCGTTCTCGCGCACCGCCGCGGGCCTGGCCGGCGCCGTGCTCGGCGCGAGCTTCCTCGTGCGCGGGCTCGGCGACATGTCGGCCGCGCAGGGGGGCGACCTCGACTGGCTGTCGTGGCTCTCCCCCATCGGGTGGTCGCAGAAGGCGGCCCCGTTCGCCGACGACGCCTGGGCGCCGCTGGCGGTGTCGATCGGATGCCTCGTGGTGTTCGCCGTCGTCGGCTACGCCCTGTCGACGCGACGCGACCTCGGTGCGGGACTCATGCCCGCCCGCCGCGGCGCCGCCCGCGCATCGGCCGCGCTCTCGAGCCCGTTCGCGCTCGCGCTGCGGCTCCAGCGCGGCAGCATCATCGGGTGGAGCGCGTCACTGCTCATCGGCGGGGTCGTCTACGGCGCGTTCACCGACGCGATGCTCGAGGGCTTCGCCGACGCGCCGCCCGAACTGCTCGTGCTGTTCGGCGGCGAGGAGGACCTGCTCACCGGCTACCTCGGCATGATGGGCCTGCTGTTCGCGCTCGCGTCGACCATCTACGTGCTCCTCGCGATCCAGTCGCTGCGGTCGGAGGAGACCGACGGACGCTCCGAGGCGGTGCTCGCGACCGCCGTCGGCCGCCCCGCCTGGATCGGGTCGTGGGTCGCCGCAACCGCCCTCGGCACGGTGCTGCTGCTCACCGCGGCCGGCGTCGGCACGGCGACCGGCGCGGTCGCGAGCACGGGCGACGGCGACCTGTTCGGCGAGGTGCTCCTCGGTCACGTCGTGCACGCACCGGCCGTGTGGGCGGTGCTCGGCTTCGCCGCGCTGCTCTACGCGGCGGTCCCGCGCCTGCTCGGGCTCGCGTGGGTCGTGTTCGGCTACGCGTTCCTGCTCGGGTTCTTCGCACCGCTGCTCGACGCCCCCGACTGGGCGATCTCGCTGTCGCCGTTCGAGCACATCGGCGAGGCGCCCGCCGACGAGATCTCCGGCGTCGCGATGCTCGCGCTCACGGGCATCGCGGCGGCACTCGTCGCGGCGGCACTCGCGGCGTTCCGGAGGCGCGACCTGACGAGCGACTGA
- a CDS encoding isochorismate synthase, whose protein sequence is MTRTDAAAPAATPIGLRVRTVPVDDTAPLVPRLDPRHPLLWMRRGEGIIGLGEVLRIETHGPDRISDAARAWRALARAADVDDRVGLPGSGLVAFGAIAFADESAATSVLVVPEVVVGRRDGRAWVTRIETTDAAASAAPGAPPQHDRPGAPDQPDLIELPAPAPKRDVPRVRFTPGAMPPEAYTDAVAEAVRRIDGGRFQKVVLAREIVGELHEDAGLRAALAKLADDYPDTWVFAVDGLIGASPETLVRVDHGTVSARVLAGTAPRGRDAASDRDRAARLATSTKDLAEHALAVESAVATLEPHTARLDTSPEPFTLQLPNLWHLATDLKGTLGDGSNSLDLVRAVHPTAAVAGTPRDLALAAIAELEGFDRGRYSGPVGWVDAAGDGEWAIALRCAQVSADGAVRAYAGCGIVHDSVPDDELAETDMKFRPIVEAFGAPPPSPVIG, encoded by the coding sequence GTGACGCGAACGGATGCCGCGGCGCCCGCCGCCACCCCCATCGGGTTGCGCGTCCGCACCGTCCCCGTCGACGACACCGCACCGCTCGTGCCGCGCCTCGATCCGAGGCATCCGCTGCTCTGGATGCGCCGCGGCGAGGGCATCATCGGCCTCGGCGAGGTGCTCCGCATCGAGACGCACGGGCCCGACCGCATCTCGGACGCCGCCCGCGCCTGGCGCGCGCTCGCGCGCGCGGCCGACGTCGACGATCGCGTGGGCCTACCCGGCAGCGGCCTCGTCGCGTTCGGTGCGATCGCGTTCGCCGACGAGTCGGCCGCGACGAGCGTGCTCGTCGTGCCCGAGGTCGTCGTCGGGCGCCGGGACGGTCGGGCGTGGGTCACGCGCATCGAGACGACGGATGCCGCGGCATCCGCTGCACCGGGCGCACCGCCGCAGCACGACCGCCCCGGCGCCCCCGACCAACCGGACCTGATCGAGCTTCCCGCGCCCGCGCCGAAGCGCGACGTGCCGCGCGTGCGCTTCACGCCGGGCGCCATGCCGCCTGAGGCATACACCGACGCGGTCGCCGAAGCCGTCCGCCGCATCGACGGCGGCCGGTTCCAGAAGGTCGTGCTCGCCCGCGAGATCGTGGGCGAACTGCACGAGGATGCCGGGCTGCGCGCCGCGCTCGCCAAGCTCGCCGACGACTACCCCGACACGTGGGTGTTCGCGGTCGACGGCCTGATCGGCGCGAGCCCCGAGACCCTGGTCCGCGTCGACCACGGCACGGTCTCGGCGCGGGTGCTCGCCGGCACCGCGCCTCGGGGTCGTGATGCGGCATCCGACCGCGACCGGGCGGCCCGCCTCGCGACGTCGACGAAGGACCTCGCCGAGCACGCGCTCGCGGTCGAGAGCGCCGTCGCGACGCTCGAACCGCACACGGCACGGCTCGACACGAGCCCCGAGCCGTTCACGCTGCAACTGCCGAACCTGTGGCACCTCGCGACCGACCTGAAGGGCACGCTGGGCGACGGGTCGAACTCGCTCGACCTCGTGCGCGCGGTGCATCCGACGGCCGCGGTCGCGGGCACGCCCCGCGACCTCGCCCTCGCGGCGATCGCCGAACTCGAGGGCTTCGATCGGGGTCGCTACTCGGGTCCGGTCGGGTGGGTCGACGCGGCGGGCGACGGCGAGTGGGCGATCGCCCTGCGCTGCGCGCAGGTTTCGGCGGATGGCGCGGTGCGCGCATATGCCGGGTGCGGCATCGTCCACGACTCGGTGCCCGACGACGAGCTCGCGGAGACCGACATGAAGTTCCGCCCGATCGTCGAGGCGTTCGGTGCGCCGCCGCCCTCGCCCGTGATCGGCTGA
- a CDS encoding polyprenyl synthetase family protein, whose amino-acid sequence MNPSLPVRRASSLAANLGLSERVFASSADRAMARAIDDGLERIETGLVDQVRFADPIADVASRYLLEAGGKRVRPMLTLLTAQLGDGVVDDVVSAAMAVEITHLGSLYHDDVMDESERRRGVPSAQTVWGNSVAILTGDLLFARASQLMAGLGERAIRMQADTFERLVLGQLNETVGPDPDEDPIEHYIQVLADKTGSLIAAAAQSGIVFGNADPALEAPIIEFGERIGVAFQLIDDVIDLSPQPEETGKVPGTDLRAGVVTLPLLRLREIAATDAASATLLERISRDVLPADPAAAGDPFDTNTLAARVVPSRATVDALVDELREHEATRATLAEAHRWAREAVAALAPLPEGSVKKALTRFADTIVERSS is encoded by the coding sequence GTGAATCCGAGCCTTCCGGTCCGTCGGGCCTCCTCGCTCGCGGCCAACCTCGGCCTGAGCGAGCGGGTCTTCGCGTCGTCGGCCGACCGGGCCATGGCCCGGGCCATCGACGACGGCCTCGAACGCATCGAGACCGGACTCGTCGACCAGGTGCGCTTCGCCGACCCGATCGCGGATGTCGCCAGCCGCTACCTGCTCGAAGCCGGCGGCAAGCGCGTGCGGCCCATGCTCACGCTGCTCACCGCGCAGCTCGGCGACGGGGTCGTCGACGACGTGGTCAGCGCGGCCATGGCGGTCGAGATCACCCACCTGGGCTCGCTGTACCACGACGACGTCATGGACGAGTCGGAGCGCCGCCGCGGCGTGCCGAGCGCCCAGACGGTGTGGGGCAACTCGGTCGCGATCCTCACGGGCGACCTGCTGTTCGCGCGCGCGAGCCAGCTCATGGCGGGGCTCGGGGAGCGCGCCATCCGCATGCAGGCCGACACGTTCGAGCGGCTCGTGCTGGGCCAGCTCAACGAGACCGTCGGGCCCGACCCCGACGAGGACCCGATCGAGCACTACATCCAGGTGCTCGCCGACAAGACCGGGTCGCTCATCGCGGCGGCCGCGCAGTCGGGAATCGTGTTCGGCAACGCCGACCCCGCGCTCGAGGCGCCGATCATCGAGTTCGGCGAGCGGATCGGCGTCGCGTTCCAGCTCATCGACGACGTCATCGACCTGTCGCCCCAGCCCGAGGAGACCGGCAAGGTGCCCGGCACCGACCTGCGGGCGGGCGTCGTGACCCTGCCGCTGCTGCGGCTCCGCGAGATAGCGGCGACGGATGCCGCGTCCGCGACCCTGCTCGAACGCATCAGCCGCGACGTGCTGCCGGCCGATCCCGCCGCCGCGGGCGACCCGTTCGACACGAACACGCTCGCCGCGCGCGTCGTGCCGTCGCGGGCCACCGTCGACGCGCTCGTCGACGAGTTGCGCGAGCACGAGGCCACGCGCGCTACGCTCGCTGAGGCCCACCGCTGGGCGCGGGAGGCCGTCGCGGCACTCGCCCCGCTGCCCGAGGGCAGCGTGAAGAAGGCGCTCACGCGCTTCGCCGACACCATCGTGGAGAGATCAAGCTAG
- a CDS encoding DUF4229 domain-containing protein, whose protein sequence is MNALPAWLRYTLLRVLLFAAPLAVLLIAGVTPWIAVLVAALFGFSASLIFLRASREQLASDLYAARHRETPAVTVDDEAEDAALDGMDGVDGADGVDGVDGAGADAASPAPRDARQDSASG, encoded by the coding sequence GTGAACGCCCTCCCCGCCTGGCTCCGCTACACGCTGCTGCGCGTGCTGCTGTTCGCGGCCCCGCTCGCGGTCCTGCTCATCGCCGGGGTCACCCCGTGGATCGCGGTGCTCGTCGCCGCCCTCTTCGGGTTCAGCGCGTCGCTGATCTTCCTGCGCGCGTCGCGCGAGCAGCTCGCGAGCGACCTCTACGCGGCCAGGCACCGCGAGACGCCGGCCGTCACGGTCGACGACGAAGCGGAGGATGCGGCGCTCGACGGCATGGACGGCGTCGATGGTGCAGACGGCGTCGACGGTGTGGACGGCGCAGGGGCGGATGCCGCCTCGCCGGCGCCGCGCGATGCCCGTCAGGACTCGGCGAGCGGGTAG
- a CDS encoding TetR/AcrR family transcriptional regulator, with the protein MRSPGSRDTSDLTTRARVRDAAIARFARDGFETGLRTIAKDAGVSAAAIVKLFGSKDGLREACDDHVFRVIRESKAEVLAEQSAPGAFIGQLARIEAYRPMIAYTLRSIQAGGTHARDFIEHMVADAVEYVEAGVEAGTIVPSRDEDARVRFLIGATLGALLLDLSMTTDPDALATSEFWERALGRLTLPALEIYTEGFLMDRTLLETYLLYIPDPPGSSAGARA; encoded by the coding sequence ATGCGTTCACCGGGATCACGCGACACGTCGGATCTCACGACGCGGGCCCGCGTGCGAGACGCCGCGATCGCGCGATTCGCACGCGACGGGTTCGAGACGGGCCTGCGCACGATCGCCAAGGACGCGGGTGTCAGCGCCGCCGCGATCGTGAAGCTCTTCGGATCGAAGGACGGCCTCCGGGAAGCCTGCGACGACCACGTGTTCCGCGTCATCCGCGAGAGCAAGGCCGAGGTCCTCGCCGAGCAGTCCGCACCCGGTGCGTTCATCGGCCAACTCGCCCGCATCGAGGCGTATCGCCCGATGATCGCCTACACGCTGCGCAGCATCCAGGCCGGCGGAACCCACGCGCGCGACTTCATCGAGCACATGGTCGCCGACGCCGTCGAGTACGTCGAAGCCGGCGTCGAAGCCGGCACCATCGTGCCCAGCCGCGACGAAGACGCCCGCGTGCGATTCCTCATCGGCGCCACGCTCGGTGCGCTGCTGCTCGACCTCTCCATGACCACCGATCCCGACGCACTCGCGACGAGCGAGTTCTGGGAACGCGCGCTCGGGCGCCTCACGCTGCCCGCGCTCGAGATCTACACCGAGGGCTTCCTCATGGATCGCACGCTCCTCGAGACCTATCTCCTCTACATCCCCGATCCGCCGGGGTCGTCCGCAGGCGCGCGCGCCTGA
- the menD gene encoding 2-succinyl-5-enolpyruvyl-6-hydroxy-3-cyclohexene-1-carboxylic-acid synthase: protein MADGLSFASPATAWSLGLLSEFVRAGVVDVVVAPGSRSQALALAAAELERVGAIRLHVRIDERGAGFLAIGLAVETGRPTVVVTTSGTAVANLHPAVLEAHHSGVPVILATADRPEALRGIRSNQTTVQPGIFAGAVRLERDVRPPEGEPGEADAAASLARDAVRAALGVDTDGVLVPHPGPGPVHLNLQFREPLSSPATIDTVPEVRADAAASVASIVAEARAEARVARLAHGPRTIVVAGAGAGPEAEELARAGGWPLLAEVTSGSRFGPNLVVAYRELLAEPGFGDEVERVVVFGHPTLSREVPALVQRDGVETIAVAPYGIEWFNPGHAVDRFERAVAVEAHEPTPEERAWTGRWVRASRILLDRRDAEPGAGGTAGTAGTGTGPGAAEPLRSGVDETGHVSDYAAQRAYLKDQLARIRRPIDRRMLVEALWAATWPHDRLVLGASRLIRDADRNVPGRRIPVHSNRGLAGIDGTVATAIGIAVASQTAAPGATAAPGETATGTTRALIGDLTLLHDVGSLLRATGEPAPRVLVIVGNDGGGTIFDALEVAASAPADAFDRVQYTPPHAVDLAALASAYGWEYRRATTRGELDEALGTSVTGPTLLEVPLER from the coding sequence ATGGCTGACGGCCTCTCGTTCGCAAGTCCCGCCACTGCCTGGTCGCTCGGGCTGCTCTCGGAGTTCGTGCGCGCCGGGGTCGTGGATGTCGTCGTCGCTCCGGGTTCGCGTTCGCAGGCGCTCGCACTGGCCGCGGCCGAGCTCGAGCGCGTCGGCGCCATCCGCCTGCACGTCAGGATCGACGAGCGCGGTGCGGGGTTCCTCGCCATCGGGCTCGCCGTCGAGACGGGCCGTCCGACGGTGGTCGTGACCACGTCGGGCACGGCGGTCGCGAACCTGCACCCCGCGGTGCTCGAGGCGCATCATTCGGGCGTGCCGGTGATCCTCGCGACGGCCGACCGGCCCGAGGCGCTGCGCGGCATCCGTTCCAACCAGACGACCGTGCAACCGGGGATCTTCGCGGGCGCGGTGCGCCTCGAGCGCGACGTGCGACCGCCCGAGGGCGAGCCCGGTGAAGCGGATGCCGCGGCGAGCCTGGCACGCGACGCCGTGCGCGCGGCGCTCGGCGTCGATACTGACGGCGTGCTCGTGCCGCACCCCGGCCCGGGCCCGGTGCACCTGAACCTGCAGTTCCGGGAGCCGTTGTCGTCGCCCGCAACGATCGACACGGTGCCCGAGGTGCGAGCGGATGCCGCGGCATCCGTCGCCTCGATCGTCGCCGAGGCGCGTGCCGAGGCGCGCGTCGCGCGGCTCGCGCACGGGCCGCGCACGATCGTCGTCGCGGGGGCCGGCGCCGGGCCCGAGGCCGAGGAACTGGCGCGTGCCGGCGGGTGGCCGCTCCTCGCGGAGGTGACGAGCGGGTCGCGGTTCGGGCCGAACCTCGTGGTCGCCTACCGGGAACTCCTGGCCGAGCCGGGGTTCGGCGACGAGGTCGAGCGGGTGGTCGTGTTCGGGCATCCCACGCTCTCCCGCGAGGTCCCGGCGCTCGTGCAGCGCGACGGCGTCGAGACGATCGCGGTCGCACCGTACGGCATCGAGTGGTTCAACCCGGGGCACGCCGTCGACCGGTTCGAACGCGCGGTCGCGGTCGAGGCGCATGAGCCGACGCCCGAGGAGCGGGCATGGACCGGTCGCTGGGTTCGCGCGAGCCGGATCCTGCTCGACCGGCGCGACGCCGAACCCGGGGCCGGCGGCACGGCGGGCACGGCGGGCACGGGCACCGGGCCGGGCGCCGCGGAACCGCTCCGCAGCGGCGTCGACGAGACCGGGCACGTCAGCGACTACGCCGCGCAGCGCGCCTACCTGAAGGACCAGCTCGCCAGGATCCGCCGCCCCATCGACCGGCGCATGCTCGTCGAGGCGCTCTGGGCCGCGACCTGGCCGCACGACCGGCTCGTGCTCGGTGCGTCGCGGCTCATCCGCGACGCCGACCGCAACGTGCCCGGCCGACGCATCCCGGTGCACTCGAACCGCGGTCTCGCGGGCATCGACGGCACGGTCGCGACCGCGATCGGCATCGCCGTCGCGAGCCAGACCGCGGCGCCGGGCGCGACCGCGGCGCCGGGCGAGACCGCGACCGGCACCACGCGCGCGCTCATCGGCGACCTCACGCTGCTGCACGACGTCGGCTCCCTGCTGCGCGCCACGGGCGAGCCCGCGCCGCGTGTGCTCGTCATCGTCGGCAACGACGGCGGCGGCACGATCTTCGACGCGCTCGAGGTCGCGGCATCCGCCCCGGCCGACGCGTTCGACCGCGTCCAGTACACCCCGCCGCACGCGGTCGACCTCGCCGCACTCGCGAGTGCCTACGGCTGGGAGTACCGTCGCGCGACCACGCGCGGCGAGCTCGACGAAGCGCTCGGCACGTCGGTGACGGGGCCCACGCTGCTCGAGGTGCCGCTGGAACGCTGA
- a CDS encoding demethylmenaquinone methyltransferase — protein MTRADLGKDPRDVSAMFDRVAARYDRTNAVLSVGNAALWRIATTRAVAPKPGERILDVAAGTGTSSASLAKSGASVVAADFSPGMIEVGRRRQAHVPNLVFVEADAMKLPFGDAEFDAVTISFGLRNVKEPKVALAEFLRVTRPGGRLVVCEFSHPPVGVVRAGYDFYQKVVMPPLVKLSSSNDDAYEYLNESINAWPDQPRLAAWVREAGWADVAWRNLTAGIVALHRGRRPE, from the coding sequence ATGACGCGTGCAGACCTCGGCAAGGACCCCCGTGACGTGTCGGCCATGTTCGACCGGGTCGCGGCGCGGTACGACCGCACCAACGCGGTGCTCTCCGTCGGCAACGCCGCGCTCTGGCGCATCGCGACCACGCGGGCCGTCGCGCCGAAGCCGGGGGAGCGCATCCTCGACGTCGCGGCGGGCACGGGCACCTCGAGCGCGAGCCTGGCGAAGTCGGGTGCGAGCGTCGTCGCCGCCGACTTCTCGCCCGGCATGATCGAGGTCGGCCGCCGGCGCCAGGCGCACGTGCCGAATCTCGTGTTCGTCGAGGCCGACGCGATGAAGCTGCCGTTCGGCGACGCCGAATTCGACGCGGTCACGATCTCGTTCGGCCTGCGCAACGTGAAGGAGCCGAAGGTCGCGCTCGCCGAGTTCCTGCGGGTGACCAGGCCCGGCGGGCGCCTCGTGGTGTGCGAGTTCTCGCACCCGCCCGTCGGCGTCGTGCGCGCGGGCTACGACTTCTACCAGAAGGTCGTCATGCCGCCGCTCGTGAAGCTGTCGAGCTCGAACGACGACGCGTACGAGTACCTGAACGAGTCCATCAACGCGTGGCCGGACCAGCCGCGGCTCGCGGCGTGGGTCCGCGAGGCCGGGTGGGCGGATGTCGCGTGGCGCAACCTGACCGCGGGAATCGTCGCACTGCACCGCGGTCGCAGGCCCGAGTAG
- a CDS encoding DUF427 domain-containing protein yields MERHPARVAPSMKAIWNGTVIAESDDTVVVEGNHYFPRDAIHPEFFVPSDNRTVCHWKGTANYFHLEVDGKRNPNAAWTYETPLEAASEIREYVAFWHGVEVVAA; encoded by the coding sequence ATGGAACGGCACCCCGCGCGCGTTGCACCGAGCATGAAGGCGATCTGGAACGGCACGGTCATCGCGGAATCCGACGACACGGTCGTCGTCGAGGGCAATCACTACTTCCCTCGCGACGCGATCCACCCCGAGTTCTTCGTCCCCAGCGACAACCGCACCGTGTGCCACTGGAAGGGCACCGCGAACTACTTCCACCTCGAGGTCGACGGCAAGCGCAACCCGAACGCCGCCTGGACCTACGAGACGCCGCTCGAGGCGGCGTCCGAGATCCGCGAGTACGTCGCGTTCTGGCACGGCGTCGAGGTCGTCGCAGCCTGA
- a CDS encoding polyphosphate kinase 2 family protein, producing MGQETYWASDPSELLRVREGFRLDEVDPRGTPGIDADKAAGHAALAEGAGILAELQEKLYAGNQMGDDPRRVLLVLQAMDTAGKGGIVKHVVGAVDPQGVHLAAFKKPTEEELAHDFLWRVRKQVPAAGRIGVFDRSHYEDVLIGRVRGLAPPDEIERRYGAINAFEAELAASHTTIVKVMLHISMDEQRERLLERLDRADKHWKFNPGDIDERQLAPAYRDAYQVVFERTSTEVAPWHVIPADRKWYARLAVQHLLIDALEGLSLEWPAADFDVAEQRARLLGS from the coding sequence GTGGGGCAGGAGACGTACTGGGCGAGCGACCCGTCCGAACTGCTGAGGGTTCGCGAGGGGTTCCGGCTCGACGAGGTCGACCCGCGCGGCACTCCCGGGATCGACGCCGACAAGGCCGCCGGGCACGCCGCGCTCGCCGAAGGCGCCGGCATCCTCGCCGAACTGCAGGAGAAGCTGTACGCGGGCAACCAGATGGGCGACGACCCGCGTCGCGTGCTGCTCGTGCTCCAGGCGATGGACACCGCGGGCAAGGGCGGCATCGTCAAGCACGTCGTCGGCGCCGTCGACCCGCAGGGCGTACACCTCGCCGCGTTCAAGAAGCCGACCGAGGAGGAACTCGCGCACGACTTCCTCTGGCGGGTGCGCAAGCAGGTCCCCGCCGCCGGGCGCATCGGCGTGTTCGACCGGTCGCACTACGAGGACGTGCTCATCGGGCGCGTCCGCGGACTCGCCCCGCCCGACGAGATCGAGCGGCGCTACGGCGCGATCAACGCGTTCGAGGCCGAGCTCGCGGCATCCCACACGACGATCGTCAAGGTCATGCTGCACATCTCGATGGACGAGCAGCGGGAGCGACTGCTCGAACGACTCGATCGCGCCGACAAGCACTGGAAGTTCAACCCCGGCGACATCGACGAACGACAGCTCGCGCCGGCGTACCGGGACGCCTACCAGGTCGTGTTCGAGCGCACCTCGACGGAGGTCGCGCCGTGGCACGTGATCCCCGCCGACCGCAAGTGGTACGCGCGGCTCGCGGTGCAGCACCTGCTCATCGACGCGCTCGAGGGGCTCTCGCTCGAATGGCCGGCGGCCGACTTCGACGTCGCGGAGCAGCGGGCGCGGCTCCTGGGAAGCTAG